One window of Myxococcus xanthus genomic DNA carries:
- a CDS encoding asparagine synthase-related protein codes for MLATLPHYQSLARLAPSVWRLNPPGLAPEAVAAFLRHALPPDESVFQGVRRVPGALPRVRRSEGTPETREDEDRLAERLVAALADSVGKHLAAGAVDVSLSGGVDSAALCALAARQAPGRVRAWTMDVHFADATERRNARTVANTAGVELVDVSVPDAVLPELFEPAVLSQETAILNARAVASHAFYAEARRQGASTLLSGAGADEVLMGNPAAFAGAAARVTEDRRLVHKVLHPGPVDNLGVDLRVLRLPWDAELASGDEDHPEEVRYAAWVLWELVLPPELRGASAHGVNVCTPYLDADFADVALGLPLGVLARHGAGKWLFRHAVRTLVPDEVRLARKTPRYAHTALSSPVRARWLELYREWLTPARLAPLECIDAGATRALLERYARLAADAPEASAMDRLLMRLCSLAMLHAHASARPPCPES; via the coding sequence ATGCTCGCCACCCTGCCCCACTACCAGTCATTGGCGCGCCTGGCGCCGTCTGTGTGGCGGCTGAATCCCCCGGGGCTGGCACCGGAGGCCGTCGCTGCATTCCTGCGCCACGCGCTGCCTCCCGACGAAAGCGTTTTCCAGGGCGTGCGCCGGGTTCCGGGCGCATTGCCTCGCGTGCGTCGGAGCGAGGGGACTCCGGAGACACGTGAGGATGAAGACAGGCTGGCGGAACGGCTCGTGGCCGCGCTGGCGGACAGCGTGGGCAAACACCTGGCGGCGGGCGCGGTGGACGTGAGCCTGAGCGGCGGCGTGGACAGCGCCGCTTTGTGCGCCCTGGCCGCGCGGCAGGCGCCCGGGCGCGTGCGCGCCTGGACCATGGATGTCCACTTCGCGGATGCCACGGAGCGACGGAATGCCCGGACGGTGGCGAACACAGCCGGAGTCGAGTTGGTCGACGTGTCCGTTCCGGACGCGGTGCTGCCAGAGCTGTTCGAGCCCGCCGTCCTGAGCCAGGAGACGGCCATCCTCAACGCCCGCGCCGTGGCCAGCCATGCCTTCTACGCGGAGGCCCGAAGGCAGGGCGCCTCCACGTTGCTGAGCGGCGCGGGCGCGGATGAGGTGCTCATGGGCAACCCGGCGGCGTTCGCGGGTGCGGCGGCCCGTGTGACGGAGGACCGGCGCCTCGTGCATAAGGTGCTGCACCCAGGGCCTGTGGACAACTTGGGGGTGGATCTGCGGGTACTTCGCCTTCCCTGGGACGCGGAGCTGGCTTCCGGTGACGAGGATCACCCCGAAGAGGTCCGCTACGCGGCCTGGGTGCTGTGGGAGCTGGTGCTGCCTCCCGAGCTCCGGGGTGCGAGCGCACATGGCGTGAACGTGTGCACGCCCTACCTGGACGCGGACTTCGCTGACGTGGCGCTGGGACTCCCATTGGGCGTGCTCGCGCGGCACGGGGCCGGCAAGTGGCTCTTCCGGCATGCGGTGCGCACGCTGGTACCGGATGAGGTCCGGTTGGCCCGGAAGACACCGCGCTATGCGCACACCGCGCTCTCCAGCCCCGTTCGTGCGCGTTGGCTGGAGCTGTACCGGGAATGGCTCACACCGGCCCGGCTGGCGCCGTTGGAGTGCATCGACGCGGGCGCGACCCGGGCGCTACTGGAGCGCTACGCACGTCTGGCCGCCGACGCTCCCGAGGCGAGTGCCATGGACCGGCTGTTGATGCGGTTGTGCTCCCTCGCCATGCTCCACGCCCACGCCAGCGCCCGCCCCCCATGTCCCGAATCCTGA
- a CDS encoding phenylacetate--CoA ligase family protein, whose translation MAGVTEVLPADLRVAPRANIRRDTSSQRPHIPWAESIAQGLARFASLADEDAARADLDARLSFLRGALRDSPYHARRLHAAGIHPGDLQTLDDLSHLPFLDRGALAANWDAVPTLPADADDCVVVKSSGSTGAPVNVVRDRRDCLHMWAVLRFLVARAGAVLPSHPRVVLLDALPGGLEYSVRLPILHDGALHRISVLREDALQRLRRVRPAVLFSDPEGLRWLAAQRDVPSPELVLTSAQHLPAGLRAELANAVPAPVLNYYATTETGPLAWECLRPEAPGRFHVLAPDVWLEPEQDEVVVTRLRPSVLPLLRYLPGDAGSVRRDACACGFHGWTLEHFGGRGASHFATPSGREVDAWALAWVFKHHALRGFRLTQVDVSHFQLELAGASHADVAPLRERLTGALRNLGWTQARLDVCHVEVSALAVGTKPQPFRRLR comes from the coding sequence GTGGCGGGAGTGACGGAAGTCCTGCCCGCGGACCTGCGCGTCGCGCCTCGCGCGAACATCCGCCGGGACACCTCCTCGCAGCGCCCCCACATCCCCTGGGCCGAGTCCATCGCCCAGGGACTGGCCCGCTTCGCGTCCCTGGCTGACGAGGACGCGGCCCGCGCGGACCTGGACGCCCGGTTGTCCTTCCTGCGCGGTGCGCTGCGGGACTCGCCGTACCACGCCCGGAGGCTCCACGCGGCGGGCATCCACCCGGGTGACCTCCAGACGCTGGACGACCTGAGCCACCTGCCCTTCCTGGACCGCGGGGCCCTGGCCGCGAACTGGGACGCGGTGCCCACGCTGCCGGCGGACGCCGATGATTGCGTGGTGGTGAAGAGCTCCGGGTCCACCGGAGCGCCGGTGAACGTGGTGAGGGACCGGCGCGACTGCCTGCACATGTGGGCCGTGCTGCGGTTCCTCGTGGCGCGCGCGGGAGCGGTGCTGCCCTCGCATCCCCGGGTGGTGCTACTGGACGCGCTGCCGGGCGGGCTGGAGTACTCGGTGCGCCTGCCCATCCTCCACGACGGCGCGCTGCACCGAATCTCCGTCCTTCGCGAGGACGCGCTCCAACGCCTGCGCCGCGTGCGGCCTGCCGTGCTCTTCTCCGACCCGGAAGGACTGCGGTGGCTGGCGGCCCAGCGCGACGTGCCCTCGCCCGAGCTGGTGCTCACCTCCGCGCAACACCTGCCCGCCGGCCTGCGCGCAGAGCTGGCGAACGCGGTGCCCGCGCCTGTCCTCAACTACTACGCGACGACGGAGACGGGACCGCTGGCCTGGGAGTGCCTGCGGCCCGAGGCTCCTGGCCGGTTCCACGTCCTGGCTCCGGATGTCTGGTTGGAGCCCGAACAGGACGAGGTGGTGGTGACGCGGCTGCGTCCCAGCGTGCTACCGCTGCTGCGCTACCTCCCGGGCGACGCGGGCAGCGTGCGGCGTGACGCCTGCGCTTGTGGGTTTCATGGATGGACGCTGGAGCACTTCGGCGGGCGCGGAGCCAGCCACTTCGCCACGCCTTCGGGCCGGGAGGTGGATGCCTGGGCGCTGGCCTGGGTGTTCAAGCACCATGCGCTGCGTGGCTTCCGACTGACACAAGTGGACGTCTCGCACTTCCAACTGGAGCTGGCGGGAGCGAGCCATGCGGACGTGGCGCCACTGCGCGAGCGGCTCACCGGCGCCTTGCGGAACCTGGGTTGGACGCAGGCGCGCCTGGACGTGTGTCACGTGGAGGTATCGGCGCTGGCCGTGGGCACCAAGCCACAGCCGTTCCGCCGGCTGCGCTGA
- a CDS encoding PAS domain-containing sensor histidine kinase, with product MHARPERHHPLWASRAGRYGVALLAFVAAWLIQAGTMSFIPATPFLFFFGAVMVSGWWGGWGPALATTLLSVVVVDFYFLEPLLNLMPGTGGAVSLAVFVVLALLMTKLNVMLRKANAERARLLERERAARSEAEAGQARLHALFRDAPAAIILMHGPRHIYSFSNTMNNTLMGTDTLVGQEASKALPWAESRGFITLLDEVYRTGVPFTGNAVPFPRKPPHDEIQETYLNIVYQPTRNEQGEVDGIAGFGFDVTDLVRARQRAEALTHELQLAEARDWLLAESGAVLASSLDDETTLRNMAKLVVPTFADWCLVDVAEPDGTFRRLEAAHFRLEDDALAEDILRFGMQPSGNPGHPPTGALLKAETVHVERLTRERIHELAHDAEHARVLEAIGPVSFIAVPLIARGQVLGVLSFIHAHSGRHYSTSDLAFAKELAHRAALSLENARLYAEAREAIRLRDEFMSIASHELKTPLTPLSLKLQALSRELARHPGPVPRNLVESYVAVGARQVQKLAELVGDLLDVSRISAGRLSLELEELELGSLVRDVVTRYEPQAARTGSPLQLEAGDFDIVGRWDRLRLEQVITNLVDNAVKYGNGRPIHVRLEPHDGGARLTVRDEGIGIEPQHLPRLFGRFERAVSERNYGGLGLGLYITRTLVEAMGGRVHVESRLGRGSTFTVELPSHLGAEQARQAP from the coding sequence ATGCACGCTCGTCCGGAACGACATCACCCACTCTGGGCTTCACGCGCCGGACGTTATGGCGTCGCGCTCCTCGCCTTCGTCGCGGCGTGGCTCATCCAGGCGGGCACGATGTCGTTCATCCCAGCCACCCCGTTCCTGTTCTTCTTCGGCGCGGTGATGGTGTCCGGCTGGTGGGGTGGCTGGGGCCCCGCCCTGGCGACGACGCTCCTGTCGGTGGTGGTGGTGGACTTCTACTTCCTGGAGCCACTGCTCAACCTGATGCCGGGCACGGGAGGGGCTGTCTCGCTGGCGGTCTTCGTCGTGCTCGCGCTGCTGATGACGAAGCTGAACGTCATGCTGCGCAAGGCCAACGCGGAGCGGGCGCGACTGCTGGAGCGGGAGCGGGCAGCCCGAAGCGAGGCGGAGGCCGGGCAGGCACGGCTCCACGCGCTCTTCCGGGACGCGCCCGCCGCCATCATCCTCATGCATGGCCCCCGGCACATCTATTCCTTCTCCAACACGATGAACAACACACTGATGGGGACGGACACGCTGGTGGGCCAGGAGGCGAGCAAGGCCCTGCCGTGGGCGGAGTCGCGAGGCTTCATCACCCTGCTGGACGAGGTCTACCGCACCGGCGTCCCTTTCACGGGCAATGCGGTGCCGTTCCCTCGCAAGCCCCCCCATGACGAGATACAGGAGACGTATCTCAACATCGTGTATCAGCCCACGCGGAACGAGCAGGGTGAGGTCGACGGCATCGCCGGCTTCGGTTTCGACGTGACGGACCTGGTCCGGGCCCGACAGCGCGCCGAGGCCCTGACGCACGAGCTCCAGCTCGCCGAGGCACGTGACTGGCTCCTCGCGGAGTCGGGCGCGGTGCTGGCGTCATCGCTCGACGACGAGACGACGCTGCGGAACATGGCGAAGCTGGTGGTGCCCACGTTCGCGGACTGGTGCCTCGTCGACGTGGCGGAGCCGGATGGGACGTTCCGGCGACTGGAGGCGGCACACTTCCGGCTCGAGGACGACGCGCTGGCCGAGGACATCCTCCGCTTCGGAATGCAGCCCAGCGGCAATCCGGGGCATCCCCCCACGGGCGCCCTGCTGAAGGCGGAGACGGTTCACGTCGAGCGGTTGACCCGGGAACGGATTCACGAGCTCGCACACGACGCGGAACACGCCCGGGTGCTGGAAGCGATAGGGCCCGTCTCCTTCATCGCCGTGCCCTTGATTGCACGCGGACAGGTGTTGGGGGTGCTCAGCTTCATCCACGCCCACTCCGGCCGGCATTACTCGACGTCAGACCTGGCGTTCGCCAAGGAACTGGCACACCGGGCCGCGCTCTCCCTGGAGAATGCCCGGCTCTATGCGGAGGCTCGGGAGGCCATCCGCCTGCGCGATGAGTTCATGTCCATTGCCAGCCACGAACTGAAGACGCCGCTCACCCCGCTGAGCCTGAAGCTCCAGGCGCTCTCGCGGGAGCTGGCCCGCCACCCGGGCCCGGTTCCTCGCAACCTGGTGGAGAGCTACGTGGCGGTGGGCGCACGGCAGGTGCAGAAGCTGGCGGAGCTGGTGGGCGACCTGCTCGACGTGTCGCGCATCTCCGCGGGGCGGCTCTCGCTGGAGTTGGAGGAGCTCGAGCTGGGGTCGCTCGTCCGGGACGTCGTCACCCGGTATGAACCCCAGGCCGCGCGCACCGGCTCCCCCTTGCAGTTGGAGGCGGGAGACTTCGACATCGTGGGCCGGTGGGACCGGCTGCGTCTGGAGCAGGTCATCACCAACCTGGTGGACAACGCCGTGAAGTACGGCAACGGCAGGCCCATCCACGTGCGCCTGGAGCCGCATGACGGCGGAGCGCGGCTGACGGTGCGGGACGAGGGCATCGGCATCGAGCCCCAGCATCTGCCCCGCCTCTTCGGCCGCTTCGAACGCGCCGTGTCCGAGCGCAACTACGGGGGCCTGGGCCTGGGCCTGTACATCACCCGCACGCTGGTGGAGGCCATGGGCGGCCGGGTCCACGTGGAGAGCAGGCTGGGGCGAGGCTCCACCTTCACCGTGGAGCTGCCCAGCCACCTGGGCGCGGAGCAGGCCCGTCAAGCCCCCTGA
- a CDS encoding radical SAM protein, with translation MRYELQDGRILTWSLETHVATHCNLRCVQCCPLSPHLPAWSVDPAALGKDLRQLARALRPNVFKLTGGEPFLHPDLPAVLDAVRASGISPQVSVTTNGFLAQSAPDAVYERLDRMTLSVYTSAPLPERSIARITERCEQHCVFLTVKRIDAFQQLTPAAPHDSEDAVRGIHARCWLKVRCHLVHAGRFYACTRPPHVATVLGGTYPEMPALGEVDGVPLDTPDLLGQMLGYLERETPLATCRYCLGGDGAWQPHAQLPRIRS, from the coding sequence GTGCGCTACGAGCTCCAAGACGGACGCATCCTCACCTGGTCCCTGGAGACGCATGTCGCCACGCACTGCAACCTGCGCTGCGTGCAGTGCTGCCCGTTGTCGCCGCACCTGCCTGCCTGGTCCGTGGACCCCGCTGCCCTGGGCAAGGACTTGCGCCAACTGGCCCGAGCCCTCCGGCCCAACGTCTTCAAGCTCACTGGCGGCGAGCCCTTCCTCCACCCCGACCTGCCAGCGGTGCTGGACGCCGTGCGCGCCTCGGGCATCTCCCCGCAGGTGTCCGTCACCACCAACGGCTTCCTCGCGCAGAGCGCCCCCGATGCGGTCTACGAGCGCCTGGATCGGATGACCCTGTCCGTCTACACCTCCGCGCCGCTGCCGGAGCGCTCCATCGCCCGCATCACCGAGCGCTGCGAGCAGCACTGCGTCTTCCTCACGGTGAAGCGAATCGACGCCTTCCAGCAACTCACGCCGGCGGCGCCGCACGACTCCGAAGACGCCGTGCGAGGCATCCACGCGCGTTGTTGGTTGAAGGTCCGCTGTCACCTGGTCCACGCGGGCCGCTTCTACGCCTGCACGCGTCCACCGCACGTGGCGACGGTGCTCGGGGGCACGTACCCGGAGATGCCCGCGCTGGGCGAGGTCGATGGCGTGCCGCTCGACACGCCGGACTTGCTGGGTCAGATGCTCGGCTACCTCGAACGGGAGACGCCATTGGCCACCTGCCGTTACTGCCTGGGCGGCGACGGCGCATGGCAGCCGCACGCCCAGCTTCCTCGTATTCGAAGCTGA
- a CDS encoding aldo/keto reductase, producing the protein METRKLGRQGPTVSALGLGCMGMSDFYAGRDDAESEATLLHALERGITFFDTADMYGSGANETLVGRVLKPHRANIVLATKFGIVRDPTDPQKRGINGRPEYVRQACEASLRRLGVDVIDLYYLHRLDVQTPIEDTVGAMAELVREGKVRFLGLSEVDADTLRRASKVHPITALQSEYSLWSREPEDGVLQACRELGVGFVPYSPLGRGFLTGQIKRFEDLAQDDYRRFSPRFQGENFTRNLELVGHIERLAKEKGCTPAQLALAWVLAQGKDLVPIPGTKRRKYLDENLGALEVTLTDQDVAAINAVAPPGVAAGGRYPPSMQSSLPKASQPRGQ; encoded by the coding sequence ATGGAGACTCGGAAGCTGGGAAGGCAGGGCCCCACCGTTTCGGCGCTGGGCCTGGGCTGCATGGGGATGTCCGACTTCTACGCGGGCAGGGATGACGCGGAGTCGGAGGCCACGCTGCTGCACGCGCTGGAGCGGGGCATCACCTTCTTCGACACCGCCGACATGTACGGGTCGGGCGCCAACGAGACGTTGGTGGGCCGGGTGCTCAAGCCGCACCGGGCGAACATCGTGCTGGCAACGAAGTTCGGCATCGTCCGCGACCCCACGGACCCGCAGAAGCGCGGCATCAACGGGCGGCCGGAGTACGTGAGGCAAGCTTGCGAGGCCAGCCTGCGCCGGCTGGGCGTGGATGTCATCGACCTGTACTACCTGCACCGGCTGGACGTGCAGACGCCCATCGAGGACACGGTGGGCGCCATGGCGGAGCTGGTGCGCGAGGGCAAGGTGCGCTTCCTCGGCCTGTCGGAGGTGGACGCGGACACGCTGCGCCGGGCCTCGAAGGTGCATCCCATCACCGCGCTCCAGAGCGAGTACTCCCTGTGGAGCCGTGAGCCGGAAGACGGCGTGCTCCAGGCGTGCCGCGAGCTGGGCGTGGGCTTCGTTCCCTACAGCCCGCTGGGACGCGGCTTCCTCACGGGGCAAATCAAGCGCTTCGAGGACCTGGCGCAGGACGACTACCGCCGCTTCTCGCCTCGCTTCCAGGGGGAGAACTTCACGCGCAACCTGGAGCTCGTCGGCCACATCGAGCGGCTGGCGAAGGAGAAGGGATGCACTCCGGCGCAGCTCGCGCTCGCGTGGGTGCTGGCACAGGGGAAGGACCTGGTGCCCATCCCCGGCACCAAGCGCCGCAAGTACCTGGACGAGAACCTCGGCGCGCTGGAGGTGACGCTCACGGACCAGGACGTGGCCGCCATCAACGCCGTCGCGCCTCCGGGCGTCGCCGCGGGTGGGCGCTATCCTCCGTCCATGCAGTCCTCGCTGCCCAAGGCGTCCCAGCCGCGCGGCCAGTGA